In Dehalococcoidia bacterium, the DNA window CGGCGCGAGCGGCGCGGCGAGGAAGCGCTCGCCGAACTCGTCCTTGATCTGCTGCGCCAGCTCGACCATGTACTCGCCGGGGTAGCCGTCTTCGGGGATCGGCACGTCGCGGCCGAACTGCTGCTGGTAGCGGGCGTAGAGGGTGCGGCCGAAGGTGTCGGTCTGCGTACCGGCGTCGTTGACGTAGTACTCGCGCTCGACCTGACAGCCGTTCGCTTCAAGGATCGCGGCGAGTGTGCTGCCGGTGACGGCGCCACGGCCGTTGCCGACGTGCAGCGGTCCGACGGGGTTGGCGCTGACGAACTCGACCTGCACGCGCAGCCCCGCGCCCGTCTGGTTCGTGCCGAACGCCGGCCCGGCCTGCACGATCGTCTCGACCTGGCGCTGCAGCCAGGCGTCGTCGATGAAGAAGTTGATGAAGCCGGGCGGTGCGGGCACGACCACGCGCACCATCTCCGAGCTGCCGATGCGCCGCGCGATCGCCTCGGCCAGCTCCATCGGGTTCGTCTTCCCCCCTATGGCCTTGCGCAGGCGCATCGGCAGGGTTGTCGCGTAGTCGCCGTTCTCGGCAC includes these proteins:
- the argS gene encoding arginine--tRNA ligase gives rise to the protein MIKDAIATLVRDAAAAAQRAGEIPAVTLPEVLIERPQRAENGDYATTLPMRLRKAIGGKTNPMELAEAIARRIGSSEMVRVVVPAPPGFINFFIDDAWLQRQVETIVQAGPAFGTNQTGAGLRVQVEFVSANPVGPLHVGNGRGAVTGSTLAAILEANGCQVEREYYVNDAGTQTDTFGRTLYARYQQQFGRDVPIPEDGYPGEYMVELAQQIKDEFGERFLAAPLAP